In Phaenicophaeus curvirostris isolate KB17595 chromosome 14, BPBGC_Pcur_1.0, whole genome shotgun sequence, a single genomic region encodes these proteins:
- the LOC138726510 gene encoding B-cadherin-like codes for MKVTQPLDREHINKYHLFSHAVSENGKPVEEPMEIIVTVVDQNDNKPQFTQEIFRGSVSEGALPGTSVMQVTATDADDSVETYNGVVAYSILSQEPREPHPHMFTVNRATGTLSVIASGLDRERVREYTLTMQAADLDGEGLTTTALAVIEIADINDNAPEFDPKMYEAAVPENEAGREVTRLTTTDLDEPSTAAWRAVYSILRGNEGGAFTIATDPASNEGVLQTAKALDYEAKKQFVLHVAVVNEAPFAVKLPTATATVTVNVEDVNEAPVFVPPVQLAQVPEDVPPGQTLTSCAAQDPDKAQGQRIRYMVGHDPAGWLAVHPENGLVTAQDHLDRESPFTKNSTYTAMLLAVDDGSPPATGTGTLLLTLLDVNDHGPEAEPRDITLCNHNPEPQVLTVTDRDLPPNTGPFRAELAHGSGDSWAVEVGDEGDTVTLRLVAALEPDLYSVYLRLLDRPGKAQLTVITARVCDCEGPVQSCSQRRQPASGLPFILAALGAVLALLLILLLLLLFVRRRKVTKEPLLLPEDDTRDNIFYYGEEGGGEEDQDYDLRQLHRGLDARPEVLLRNDVAPTLLPAPQYRPRPANPDDIGTFIEENLKAADTDPTAPPYDSLLVFDYEGSGSEATSLSSLNSSASDADQDYDYLNDWGSRFKKLADLYGGGEEDD; via the exons ATGAAGGTGACGCAGCCGCTGGACCGGGAGCACATCAACAAATACCAC CTCTTCTCCCACGCTGTGTCTGAGAACGGCAAACCGGTGGAGGAACCGATGGAGATCATAGTCACAGTGGTGGACCAGAACGACAACAAGCCCCAGTTCACACAGGAGATCTTCAGGGGTTCTGTGTCAGAGGGCGCTTTGCCAG GCACCTCCGTGATGCAGGTGACGGCCACGGACGCCGATGACTCGGTGGAGACCTACAATGGTGTCGTCGCCTACTCCATCCTCAGCCAGGAGCCACGGGAGCCCCATCCTCACATGTTCACCGTCAACAGGGCCACCGGCACCCTCAGCGTCATCGCTAGTGGCCTGGATCGGGAG CGCGTGCGGGAGTACACGCTGACCATGCAGGCAGCTGACTTGGACGGCGAGGGGCTGACCACAACAGCACTGGCGGTGATCGAGATCGCAGACATCAATGACAATGCCCCCGAGTTTGACCCGAAAATG TACGAGGCGGCCGTGCCGGAGAATGAGGCTGGGCGGGAGGTGACCCGGCTGACCACCACCGACCTGGACGAGCCGAGCACAGCGGCGTGGCGAGCCGTCTACTCCATCCTGCGCGGCAACGAGGGAGGCGCCTTCACCATCGCCACCGACCCCGCCAGCAATGAGGGTGTCCTCCAAACAGCCAAG GCTCTGGACTACGAGGCCAAGAAGCAGTTTGTGCTCCACGTGGCCGTGGTCAATGAGGCCCCCTTTGCGGTGAAGTTGCCGACAGCCACTGCCACGGTGACAGTCAACGTGGAGGACGTCAACGAGGCACCTGTCTTCGTCCCACCGGTGCAGCTTGCCCAGGTGCCAGAGGATGTGCCGCCGGGGCAGACCCTCACCTCCTGCGCCGCCCAGGACCCCGACAAGGCCCAGGGGCAGAGGATCAG GTACATGGTGGGGCACGACCCAGCGGGCTGGCTGGCCGTGCACCCCGAGAATGGCCTCGTGACGGCACAGGACCACCTGGACCGCGAGTCCCCCTTCACCAAGAACAGCACCTACACTGCCATGCTGCTGGCTGTGGACGATG gctCTCCACCTGCCACGGGCACCGGCACCCTGCTCCTCACCTTGCTTGATGTGAACGACCACGGTCCCGAGGCCGAGCCCCGCGACATCACCCTCTGCAACCACAACCCCGAGCCGCAGGTTCTCACCGTCACAGACAGGGACCTGCCCCCCAACACTGGCCCCTTCCGCGCCGAGCTGGCCCACGGTTCCGGGGACAGCTGGGCCGTGGAGGTCGGCGATGAAG GTGACACCGTCACCCTGCGGCTGGTGGCAGCGCTGGAGCCAGACCTGTACAGTGTCTACCTGCGGCTCCTCGACCGGCCGGGCAAAGCCCAGCTCACCGTCATCACCGCGCGGGTCTGCGACTGTGAGGGGCCagtgcagagctgctcccagcgACGCCAGCCTGCCAGTGGCCTGCCCTTCATCCTCGCTGCCCTCGGGGCCGTCCTGGCCCTGCTGC ttatcctgctgctgctgctgctcttcgtgaggaggaggaaggtgacaAAGGAGCCACTGCTTCTGCCCGAGGATGACACGCGGGACAACATCTTTTACTACGGGGAGGAGGGCGGCGGGGAGGAGGACCAG gacTACGACCTGCGCCAGCTGCACCGCGGCCTGGACGCCCGCCCCGAGGTGCTGCTCCGCAACGACGTGGCCCCCACGCTCCTGCCAGCCCCCCAGTACCGGCCCCGGCCGGCCAACCCCGACGACATCGGCACCTTCATTGAGGAG AACCTGAAGGCGGCCGACACggaccccacagcccccccctaCGACTCCCTGCTGGTGTTCGACTACGAGGGCAGCGGCTCGGAGGCCACCTCGCTCAGCTCCCTCAACTCCTCCGCCTCCGATGCCGACCAGGACTACGACTACCTCAACGACTGGGGCAGCCGCTTCAAGAAGCTGGCGGACCTCTACGGCGGCGGGGAGGAGGACGACTAG